One genomic window of Arachis hypogaea cultivar Tifrunner chromosome 8, arahy.Tifrunner.gnm2.J5K5, whole genome shotgun sequence includes the following:
- the LOC112707869 gene encoding protein AGENET DOMAIN (AGD)-CONTAINING P1 isoform X3 — protein MRLKKGSKVEVLASTEGPCVEFRCAQIISGNGRTYSVQYECSTVTSEAGVQRIQRKAIRPCPPLIEGVESWKACDIVEVYDAGSWKVATVLKVLGRDFYLVRCLSSCKQMKVHKDGMRVRQSWINDQWIINQQDLGNSGGGKSSCNLISNSYKVMHEVQQPGTRKSQQDRSDCFSSTNANALYKPFAASSTGLKRLSPYGPVWEALPCFQWLNMMLGLLLFTPQLIGDIYQ, from the exons ATGAGATTAAAAAAGGGAAGTAAAGTGGAGGTTCTTGCCAGCACTGAGGGGCCATGTGTCGAATTTCGATGTGCTCAAATTATCTCTGGTAATGGGCGAACTTACAGCGTCCAGTACGAGTGCTCTACTGTGACAAGTGAGGCAGGTGTGCAGAGAATTCAAAGGAAGGCCATCAGGCCCTGCCCCCCTCTTATTGAAGGTGTTGAGAGCTGGAAAGCTTGTGATATTGTGGAGGTTTACGATGCTGGTTCTTGGAAAGTGGCTACTGTTTTGAAGGTCCTAGGTCGGGATTTCTACCTGGTAAGGTGCTTGTCATCTTGCAAGCAGATGAAGGTTCACAAAGATGGCATGAGGGTGCGGCAATCATGGATAAATGATCAATGGATCATTAATCAACAG GATCTTGGTAATTCGGGAGGTGGGAAGTCTAGCTGCAATTTGATTTCAAACAGTTATAAGGTGATGCATGAAGTTCAACAACCTGGTACCAGAAAAAGTCAGCAAGATAGAAGTGATTGTTTCTCAAGTACAAATGCTAATGCTCTCTACAAGCCTTTTGCAGCTTCATCTACAGGACTGAAGAGACTGTCTCCATATG GGCCAGTGTGGGAGGCTTTGCCCTGCTTCCAATGGCTAAACATGATGTTAGGTTTGCTACTTTTCACTCCGCAATTAATCGGTGACATCTACCAATAA
- the LOC112707869 gene encoding protein AGENET DOMAIN (AGD)-CONTAINING P1 isoform X2, which yields MRLKKGSKVEVLASTEGPCVEFRCAQIISGNGRTYSVQYECSTVTSEAGVQRIQRKAIRPCPPLIEGVESWKACDIVEVYDAGSWKVATVLKVLGRDFYLVRCLSSCKQMKVHKDGMRVRQSWINDQWIINQQDLGNSGGGKSSCNLISNSYKVMHEVQQPGTRKSQQDRSDCFSSTNANALYKPFAASSTGLKRLSPYGNSAVDAYPKKMRAVINKTEYERSKVVPTAQKGQCGRLCPASNG from the exons ATGAGATTAAAAAAGGGAAGTAAAGTGGAGGTTCTTGCCAGCACTGAGGGGCCATGTGTCGAATTTCGATGTGCTCAAATTATCTCTGGTAATGGGCGAACTTACAGCGTCCAGTACGAGTGCTCTACTGTGACAAGTGAGGCAGGTGTGCAGAGAATTCAAAGGAAGGCCATCAGGCCCTGCCCCCCTCTTATTGAAGGTGTTGAGAGCTGGAAAGCTTGTGATATTGTGGAGGTTTACGATGCTGGTTCTTGGAAAGTGGCTACTGTTTTGAAGGTCCTAGGTCGGGATTTCTACCTGGTAAGGTGCTTGTCATCTTGCAAGCAGATGAAGGTTCACAAAGATGGCATGAGGGTGCGGCAATCATGGATAAATGATCAATGGATCATTAATCAACAG GATCTTGGTAATTCGGGAGGTGGGAAGTCTAGCTGCAATTTGATTTCAAACAGTTATAAGGTGATGCATGAAGTTCAACAACCTGGTACCAGAAAAAGTCAGCAAGATAGAAGTGATTGTTTCTCAAGTACAAATGCTAATGCTCTCTACAAGCCTTTTGCAGCTTCATCTACAGGACTGAAGAGACTGTCTCCATATGGTAATTCTGCTGTTGATGCTTATCCCAAAAAGATGAGGGCTGTTATAAATAAGACTGAGTATGAAAGATCCAAAGTGGTTCCGACAGCCCAAAAG GGCCAGTGTGGGAGGCTTTGCCCTGCTTCCAATGGCTAA
- the LOC112707869 gene encoding uncharacterized protein isoform X1, translated as MRLKKGSKVEVLASTEGPCVEFRCAQIISGNGRTYSVQYECSTVTSEAGVQRIQRKAIRPCPPLIEGVESWKACDIVEVYDAGSWKVATVLKVLGRDFYLVRCLSSCKQMKVHKDGMRVRQSWINDQWIINQQDLGNSGGGKSSCNLISNSYKVMHEVQQPGTRKSQQDRSDCFSSTNANALYKPFAASSTGLKRLSPYGNSAVDAYPKKMRAVINKTEYERSKVVPTAQKVDVIAYPQNKMGEKCMYDSIINGTNQYCETWKKPPHVTTCYFERIAEPDYSCNDLSSVGSCSVIGSSTSRSSSNMLAGSCHDEDTLSSDAESLNVGDLDKGCPISPEEDVAEGIHRVELHAYRSTLEAIYASGSLSWEQEELLTNLRISLHISNDEHLMEIKNLASVGQNF; from the exons ATGAGATTAAAAAAGGGAAGTAAAGTGGAGGTTCTTGCCAGCACTGAGGGGCCATGTGTCGAATTTCGATGTGCTCAAATTATCTCTGGTAATGGGCGAACTTACAGCGTCCAGTACGAGTGCTCTACTGTGACAAGTGAGGCAGGTGTGCAGAGAATTCAAAGGAAGGCCATCAGGCCCTGCCCCCCTCTTATTGAAGGTGTTGAGAGCTGGAAAGCTTGTGATATTGTGGAGGTTTACGATGCTGGTTCTTGGAAAGTGGCTACTGTTTTGAAGGTCCTAGGTCGGGATTTCTACCTGGTAAGGTGCTTGTCATCTTGCAAGCAGATGAAGGTTCACAAAGATGGCATGAGGGTGCGGCAATCATGGATAAATGATCAATGGATCATTAATCAACAG GATCTTGGTAATTCGGGAGGTGGGAAGTCTAGCTGCAATTTGATTTCAAACAGTTATAAGGTGATGCATGAAGTTCAACAACCTGGTACCAGAAAAAGTCAGCAAGATAGAAGTGATTGTTTCTCAAGTACAAATGCTAATGCTCTCTACAAGCCTTTTGCAGCTTCATCTACAGGACTGAAGAGACTGTCTCCATATGGTAATTCTGCTGTTGATGCTTATCCCAAAAAGATGAGGGCTGTTATAAATAAGACTGAGTATGAAAGATCCAAAGTGGTTCCGACAGCCCAAAAGGTAGATGTTATTGCTTACCCACAAAATAAAATGGGTGAAAAATGCATGTATGATTCCATTATTAATGGTACCAACCAATATTGTGAAACATGGAAGAAACCTCCCCATGTCACAACATGTTATTTTGAAAGAATTGCGGAGCCAGATTATTCTTGTAATGATCTGAGTTCTGTTGGCAGTTGTAGTGTGATAGGTAGTAGTACAAGTAGAAGTTCCAGTAATATGTTAGCAGGTTCTTGCCATGATGAAGATACCCTTTCTAGTGACGCAGAGTCTTTAAATGTTGGAGATTTGGATAAAGGGTGTCCAATTTCTCCTGAGGAGGATGTAGCAGAAGGAATTCATAGGGTAGAGTTGCATGCCTATCGCAGTACTCTAGAGGCAATATATGCTTCTGGTTCTTTAAGTTGGGAACAAGAAGAGTTATTGACTAATCTTCGTATATCACTACATATTTCTAATGATGAACATTTGATGGAGATAAAGAACTTAGCTTCAGTTGGTCAGAATTTTTAG